TCGGTGGGTATCGGGCACAGCACGATTTCGGTGGCGGCCAGCGGACGGGCCAGCGCATGGCGGGCCACGGCCGCGCGGACCTCGTCGAGGAGGGGTCGGCCCAGCCGTCCGGCCACCCAGCTGCTGAGGACGATCACTTCGGGGTTGAGGAGATTGACCAGGTCGGAGATGGCGGCGCCCAGATAACGGGCGGTCTCGCGTACGACCTTGACCGCCACCGGGTCACCCTCGGCGGCTCCGTCGGCGAGGGCCTGGATCGTCGCCGTCTGGTCGTCGGGGTGCATCATGGGGCTGCCGGGACTCAGTTCGCGCAGATTGCGCATGATGCCGGGCGCGCCGACGTACGTCTCCACGCAGCCGTGGTTGCCGCAGTGGCAGAGGCGTCCGTCCAGGACCAGGGTGGTGTGGCCCCATTCGCCCGCCGAGTTGGTGGAGCCCCGGTGCAGTTCGCCGCCGAGTGCGATGCCGGCGCCCACCCCCGTACCGAGGTTGACGACGATCACGTCAGAGCGGCCGCGGGCGGCGCCGAACCACAGCTCGGCGATGGTGCAGGCGTGCAGCGGATTGTCGAGGTGGAGGGGGTAGGGGACCTGCTCGGCCAGCAGGTCGAGGAGCGGGACGTCGTGCCAGTCCCAGTTGGGCGCGTACACCAGGGAGCCGCGCTCGCGGTCCACCTGGCCCGGCATGGATATCCCGGCGCCGAGCACGGTGGAGGGGTCGACGCCCGACTCCACCACCACGGAGTTGATGGCGTCCGCGATGTGCGCGACCACCTGCTCCGGCGGTTTCCTGCCGGGCTTGAGCTCCGTGTCCGCCCGGGCCAGCACCTTCAGCGCGAGGTCGAAGAGCTCGACGTGGATGTACGTCTCGGCCACGTCGACGCCGATCAGCGCGCCCCCGGACGCATGGACGGCGACCAGTCCGCGCGGGCGCCCGCCGTCGGAGTCCTCGTACCCGACGTCGGTCAGCAGGCCGAGTTCGAGCAGCTCGCCGACGAGGGTGGCGACGGTGGCCAGGCTGAGCCCGGTCGCCGCCGCCACCTCCTGCCGGGAGACGGGTGCGTCGGCGATGATCTGCCGCAGCACCCCGTAGCGGTTGGCCGTGCGGATGTCACGGGACGTGCGTTTCACGGCGGTTCCCCCTGTCGTGCCCCCGTCGGTCCATGGCGGCGGGACGCCAGGTTATGGCGTCCGTACGGCTTTCGACAAGGGGTTCGGAAAGGGGTTGTGAAAAGGGGTTCAGTTCGCGTCGAGGAGCGGCTTCAGGAAGGGGTTGGTGAACTTGGCCGCCGGGTCGAGGTCCCTGGCCAGCGACCGGAAGTCCGCCAACCGGGGCCAGCGCTCGGCGAGTTGTGCGGTGGGTACGGTGGAGACCTTCCCCCAGTGCGGGCGCGGCGCGAACGGCGCGAGGCTCTCCTCGAGGAGGCGGAGCACCGGCTCCACGGCGGCCATGTCCTTGACCCAGGTGAAGTGCAGACCGACCGTGTCCCGGCCGTACGCCGGGCTCAGCCAGAGGTCGTCGCCCGCCATCGTCCGCACCTCGCAGATCTGCAGCACCGGTGCGACGGCCTCGCGGATCGCGTCGACGGCGTGCAGGGCGGCGACCGCGTCCGCGCGGTCGATCAGGTACTCGGACTGCAGCTCCTCGCCGTTGCTCGGCGTGAACTCGGCCCGGAAGTGCGGCAGCCGCTCGTGCCAGGGGCCGGGGACGCCCAGCTGCTGCGTGCAGTGCTCGGGCGACACGCCGGGCACGGGGTGCAGCGGGCCCTCGGCCTCGGGGGCCCAGGGGAACTCGGGCTCGCGGTCGGCCTCGTACTTGAGCCACACCTGTCCGAACCGCGGGCCGCGCCAGTCGGTGAAGAGGCTCACGCTGTACGCCGCCGAGGTGATCGCGTCGAAGTGCTCGTCCAGTACGGACAGCGGGAGCCCGGTGTGGACCCGCTGGCCCAGCTCGAAGGCGGGCACCAGATCCAGGGTGAGGGCGGTGACGACGCCGAGCGCGCCGAGCGAGACGACGGCGCCCTCGAAGCGACCGGCGTCGTGCTCGCGGCTCAGCGTCAGCAGTTCGCCGTCGGCGGTGATCAGCTCCAACTCCCGTACGGCGGTGGCCAGACTGCCGTTGCGGTTGCCCGAGCCGTGGGTGCCCGTGGCCACGGATCCGGCGACGGAGATGTGCGGCAGCGAGGCCATGTTGTGCAGGGCGAAGCCGTGCTGGTGCACCTGCCGGGCGAGCTCCGCGTACCGTACGCCCGCCGCGACCCGGACGGTCGCGGCGGACTTGTCCACGTCCACCGCAGGCGGCAGACCGGCCACCGAGAGCAGGGTGCCGTCGGTGTCGGCTATCTCGTTGAAGGAGTGGCCGCTGCCGAGCACCCGTACGTGTGCGCTGTCGGTCACGGCCTTGCGCAGCTCGTCGAGGGAGGCCGGGCTGTGCAGACGCTGTGCTGTGAAGGCGATGTTTCCCGCCCAGTTGGTCAACATCCCCCAGACGATACGGCTACGCCTTGCCGACGAAGTCCAGCAGGATCGTGAGCATGTCCTCGGGGTTCTCCTCGGCGATCCAGTGGGCGGTGCCGGGGACGATGTGTGCGGTGACGTCTTCCGCGACCTCGTTCATCATCTCGCCGAGGAGGGCGCCGGAGGTGGAGACGGCGCCGCCGAGGGCCAGCACGGGCACGATCAGTTTCCCGTTGTCCTTGAGGGCCTCGCGGTTGTCCTCCGCGTCCTGGTCGAAGGCGCGGTAGAGCTCGAAGCCGGCGCGCATCGCACCCGGGGCCGCGTACGCCTCCGTGTAGACGTCGAGGTCGGCCGAACTGATCGCGGACGGGTCGGAGTTGCGTACGTTGAAGAAGGTCTGGAGGTACTGCCGCTCACGCCCGGCGACCAGCATCTCCGCGACGTCGCGCGCACCGTGGAAGGCGAAGTGCCAGACGCGCGGGTCGCTGCGCAGCCGGTCGAAGACCTCCGTGCCGGGCAGCGGTGCGTCCATCACCACCAGGTGGGAGACCTCGTCGCGGTACGTCTGGGCGAAGGCGTACGCGACCATCAGGCCGATGTCGTGGCCGACGACGACGAGCGGGCCCTCGATCCGCAGATGGCGGCGGAGCAGGGTGTGGATGTCCCGTGCCACGGTCTTCTTGTCGT
The sequence above is drawn from the Streptomyces sp. NBC_01465 genome and encodes:
- a CDS encoding ROK family protein, with amino-acid sequence MKRTSRDIRTANRYGVLRQIIADAPVSRQEVAAATGLSLATVATLVGELLELGLLTDVGYEDSDGGRPRGLVAVHASGGALIGVDVAETYIHVELFDLALKVLARADTELKPGRKPPEQVVAHIADAINSVVVESGVDPSTVLGAGISMPGQVDRERGSLVYAPNWDWHDVPLLDLLAEQVPYPLHLDNPLHACTIAELWFGAARGRSDVIVVNLGTGVGAGIALGGELHRGSTNSAGEWGHTTLVLDGRLCHCGNHGCVETYVGAPGIMRNLRELSPGSPMMHPDDQTATIQALADGAAEGDPVAVKVVRETARYLGAAISDLVNLLNPEVIVLSSWVAGRLGRPLLDEVRAAVARHALARPLAATEIVLCPIPTDPVSLGAATFALEGSLASVGQKAGRNQGAS
- a CDS encoding FAD-binding protein, which produces MLTNWAGNIAFTAQRLHSPASLDELRKAVTDSAHVRVLGSGHSFNEIADTDGTLLSVAGLPPAVDVDKSAATVRVAAGVRYAELARQVHQHGFALHNMASLPHISVAGSVATGTHGSGNRNGSLATAVRELELITADGELLTLSREHDAGRFEGAVVSLGALGVVTALTLDLVPAFELGQRVHTGLPLSVLDEHFDAITSAAYSVSLFTDWRGPRFGQVWLKYEADREPEFPWAPEAEGPLHPVPGVSPEHCTQQLGVPGPWHERLPHFRAEFTPSNGEELQSEYLIDRADAVAALHAVDAIREAVAPVLQICEVRTMAGDDLWLSPAYGRDTVGLHFTWVKDMAAVEPVLRLLEESLAPFAPRPHWGKVSTVPTAQLAERWPRLADFRSLARDLDPAAKFTNPFLKPLLDAN
- a CDS encoding alpha/beta fold hydrolase — encoded protein: MTELTHGMADIEPGLRLHYVTAGEGERTVVLLHGFPQTWWEWHKVITPLVEAGFRVVAPDYRGAGHSWKPAAGYDKKTVARDIHTLLRRHLRIEGPLVVVGHDIGLMVAYAFAQTYRDEVSHLVVMDAPLPGTEVFDRLRSDPRVWHFAFHGARDVAEMLVAGRERQYLQTFFNVRNSDPSAISSADLDVYTEAYAAPGAMRAGFELYRAFDQDAEDNREALKDNGKLIVPVLALGGAVSTSGALLGEMMNEVAEDVTAHIVPGTAHWIAEENPEDMLTILLDFVGKA